From Hymenobacter sediminicola:
AGGGCTGGAGCGTTTGCTGACCGACGCAACCCCGCAAGCTGGGGAAGTGTCTGCTTTGTAGGGTCGTTTATCTGCTCCTTCTCCTGTCTATGCGCAACAAGTCTATACTGGCCGGTACCCTCCTTGGTGGGGCTGCGCTTCTGGTTTCCTTTCGCTCCGACAACGAGCGATACTTCGAAATCGCCAAAAACCTGGACATTTTCGCCACCCTTTTCAAAGAGGTGAACACCTACTACGTGGACGAGGTGCCGCCAGCCAAGCTGGTAAAAACAGGTATCGATGCCATGCTCAAGTCGCTGGATCCGTATACCAACTACATTCCGGAAGACGACATTGAGGATTTCCGGACCATGACGACGGGCCAGTATGGCGGCATTGGGGCGGTGGTGGTGAAGCGCAACGGCAAGACCGTAGTGCAGGCTGCCTATGAAGGCTATCCGGCTCAGAAAGCCGGTCTGCTACCCGGCGACGAGATTCTGACTATCAACAATGTGAATGTTGAGAAGAAGAATAATGCCGATATCAGTAAGCTGCTGAAGGGGCAGGCCAACTCGCAGGTGAAGCTGATGGTGACCCGCTACGGCCAAGATGCACCAGTCGCCATCGATATTACCCGTGACAAGATTCAGGTGGATAATGTGCCGTATTACGGCATGCTCACTACCGATATTGGCTACTTCCAGCTGTCGGGTTTCACGGTAGACGCCGGCAAGGAAGTGCGGATGGCTCTCACCAAGCTCAAAGAGCAAGGGGCCAAGAAAATCGTGTTTGATATCCGCGACAATCCGGGTGGCCTGCTCAACGAGTCGGTGAATATTGCCAACCTGTTTGTGGACAAGGGCCTCGACATCGTGAGCACTAAAGGCAAGGTGTCGGACTGGAACAAGACGTATAAGGCGCTGGACGTGCCGCTTGACACTCAGATTCCGGTTGTCAT
This genomic window contains:
- a CDS encoding S41 family peptidase, which codes for MRNKSILAGTLLGGAALLVSFRSDNERYFEIAKNLDIFATLFKEVNTYYVDEVPPAKLVKTGIDAMLKSLDPYTNYIPEDDIEDFRTMTTGQYGGIGAVVVKRNGKTVVQAAYEGYPAQKAGLLPGDEILTINNVNVEKKNNADISKLLKGQANSQVKLMVTRYGQDAPVAIDITRDKIQVDNVPYYGMLTTDIGYFQLSGFTVDAGKEVRMALTKLKEQGAKKIVFDIRDNPGGLLNESVNIANLFVDKGLDIVSTKGKVSDWNKTYKALDVPLDTQIPVVIITSNRSASASEIVSGVLQDYDRAVVVGERTFGKGLVQATRPLSYNSQLKVTTAKYYIPSGRCIQEIDYAHRADDGTLGKVPDSLRTAFKTQAGRTVYDGGGVAPDVEVQEREIADITRVLLQKSYLFDYATRYRSEHPTIVPARQFKLTDAEYAKFTDYLKGKDISYSTDAEKAITDLTKKVKDEKHYDDVKTELEAMRRKVSTNKSNDLTRFKPEIKDLLEQEIVSRYYFQKGQIEATFDDDPNILMAMNVLNDPNRYASLLKPGGHAASSTKGAGTAK